One Haloarcula sp. CBA1129 genomic window carries:
- a CDS encoding Cdc6/Cdc18 family protein: MDSPFDEPGKIFADKRPLDEDYTPETILCREDEVSRYSEALQDVIEGFGPNNVFIYGQTGNGKTVVTKKMMQFLRAEAAQHDVPVTILEINCNKDDSIFSVLISLVNQLRPPDDQVPEQGPTKGFLWSTLYDELDDLEGDVVVVLDEIDMLGADNDKLLYEFPRARKMGSLEDTRVGVIGISNNHMFKDSLDPRVKSTLCEYEIFFSPYDATELTDILQHYGDLVFRDGIIDEGVIQLCAARAAQEQGDAREALDLLETAGNIARKHDAGQVTKAHVEEAGSRVEEQRVLTIVREQLTSQMKLALLATAFLNIDDEASPRAKNIYQVYENICEVCGYEPRSKRRVNDFLDSIRLYGLLERDERNLGRAGGRSYIHTLEVSPELVFEGLKQDQDGSESTLERYDLVPDPDEAQQARLMSYV, translated from the coding sequence GTTTGACGAGCCTGGGAAAATCTTCGCCGATAAGCGGCCTCTCGATGAGGATTATACCCCCGAGACGATTCTCTGTCGCGAAGACGAAGTCAGCCGCTATTCTGAAGCCCTGCAGGATGTCATCGAAGGGTTCGGCCCGAACAACGTCTTCATCTACGGGCAAACGGGCAACGGCAAGACCGTCGTCACGAAGAAAATGATGCAGTTCCTCCGCGCCGAAGCCGCCCAGCACGATGTCCCGGTGACGATACTCGAAATCAACTGCAACAAGGACGACAGTATCTTCAGTGTCCTCATCTCGCTCGTTAACCAGCTCCGGCCCCCAGACGATCAGGTCCCCGAACAGGGACCGACAAAGGGCTTCCTCTGGTCGACACTGTACGACGAACTCGACGACCTCGAGGGCGATGTCGTCGTTGTTTTAGACGAAATCGATATGCTCGGTGCGGACAACGACAAACTCCTGTATGAGTTCCCTAGAGCTCGCAAGATGGGGTCACTGGAGGACACCCGCGTCGGTGTCATCGGCATCTCGAACAACCATATGTTCAAAGACTCGCTGGACCCGCGGGTCAAGAGCACGCTCTGTGAGTACGAAATTTTCTTTTCGCCCTACGATGCCACCGAACTCACTGATATCCTCCAGCACTACGGCGATCTCGTGTTCCGGGACGGGATTATCGACGAGGGTGTGATCCAACTGTGTGCCGCCCGGGCCGCCCAAGAACAGGGCGACGCTCGCGAGGCCCTCGATCTGCTTGAGACGGCTGGGAATATCGCACGCAAACACGATGCCGGGCAGGTCACTAAAGCCCACGTCGAAGAGGCTGGCAGCCGCGTTGAGGAACAGCGCGTCCTCACAATCGTTCGCGAACAGCTCACCTCACAGATGAAACTCGCGTTGCTCGCGACGGCCTTCCTCAATATCGACGACGAGGCCTCTCCCCGTGCGAAGAACATCTACCAGGTCTATGAGAATATTTGTGAGGTGTGTGGCTACGAACCCCGCTCGAAGCGTCGAGTCAACGACTTCCTGGACTCGATCCGCCTTTATGGCTTGCTTGAGCGTGACGAGCGCAACCTCGGCCGGGCGGGTGGCCGTTCGTACATCCACACGCTGGAAGTCTCCCCCGAACTCGTTTTCGAAGGGCTCAAACAGGATCAGGATGGCTCTGAATCGACACTGGAGCGCTACGACCTCGTCCCTGATCCCGACGAGGCCCAGCAGGCTCGGTTGATGTCCTACGTCTGA
- a CDS encoding HalOD1 output domain-containing protein, whose translation MRDSKLALTRSCTVISDREFEKDGDQTLTEAFVNAIAEAEGVAPTELPPLYESVDFDALTQLMEPPDEAIDGNVIMALRIGKWNVFVSANGRIRVCDATIETDPESIFEDEPV comes from the coding sequence ATGAGGGATTCTAAATTAGCGCTGACTCGGAGCTGTACGGTAATTAGTGATAGAGAGTTCGAGAAAGACGGGGACCAGACGCTCACGGAGGCGTTTGTCAATGCAATTGCTGAGGCTGAAGGCGTTGCCCCAACTGAACTGCCGCCATTGTACGAGTCGGTAGATTTTGACGCACTTACTCAGTTGATGGAACCACCCGATGAAGCTATTGATGGGAATGTGATCATGGCATTGCGGATCGGCAAGTGGAACGTATTCGTGAGTGCCAACGGCCGCATTCGTGTCTGTGACGCGACCATAGAGACCGACCCCGAATCGATCTTCGAGGATGAGCCGGTATAG